In one Silene latifolia isolate original U9 population chromosome 10, ASM4854445v1, whole genome shotgun sequence genomic region, the following are encoded:
- the LOC141605440 gene encoding peroxidase 12-like, producing MASILPILLVISSLLVGIGYSKAQSNVPIVPGLSTTFYSTSCPNLEAIVRSHLLEVFKNDTTQAAGLLRVHFHDCFVQGCDASVLLDGSASGPSEQGEIPNLTLRTEAFKIINDLQTLIQSCCGQVVSCADITALAARDSVVLSGGPSYNLPLGRRDSPNFASKNVTLANLPGPTLNSTQLLDALSKKNLSATDLVALSGGHTIGRGHCASFTNRVYPARDPTLDQTLYNKLKLTCPTNTTVNTTNLDIRTPNVFDNKYYINLMNHQTLFTSDQTLYTDPITKPIVTSFALNQTLFFEKFVEGMLRMGQLNVLTGSQGEIRANCSAPNAANNLGSWSIVEEDLREGIWSQS from the exons ATGGCTTCTATTCTCCCTATTCTCTTAGTAATCTCATCTTTGTTGGTAGGAATAGGATACTCAAAGGCACAAAGCAATGTACCTATTGTCCCAGGGTTATCCACCACATTTTACTCAACAAGTTGCCCTAACTTAGAAGCTATCGTCCGAAGCCATCTCTTAGAAGTTTTCAAGAACGATACTACTCAAGCTGCTGGCTTGCTCCGCGTTCACTTCCATGATTGTTTTGTTCAG GGATGTGATGCATCGGTATTACTGGATGGATCAGCGAGCGGACCAAGTGAACAGGGTGAAATACCAAACCTCACGTTGAGGACAGAGGCATTTAAGATCATAAACGACCTTCAAACACTTATACAGAGCTGTTGTGGTCAAGTTGTGTCTTGTGCTGATATCACTGCTCTCGCTGCTCGTGACTCCGTTGTCTTG TCAGGTGGACCATCTTACAATCTCCCCTTAGGAAGAAGGGACAGCCCTAACTTTGCTTCAAAAAACGTAACCCTAGCCAATCTACCAGGACCTACACTCAACTCTACCCAATTACTTGATGCACTATCCAAAAAGAACCTGAGCGCCACCGATCTCGTGGCCCTTTCCGGAGGCCACACCATTGGTCGCGGACACTGCGCTTCCTTCACCAACCGTGTCTACCCTGCTCGTGACCCGACTCTAGATCAAACCTTGTACAACAAGCTTAAACTCACTTGTCCAACCAACACCACTGTCAACACAACCAATTTGGACATTCGTACCCCAAACGTTTTCGACAACAAGTACTATATCAACCTAATGAACCACCAAACATTGTTCACTTCCGATCAAACTTTGTACACGGACCCGATAACCAAGCCTATTGTTACAAGTTTCGCTCTCAATCAAACATTGTTCTTTGAAAAATTTGTGGAGGGCATGCTCAGAATGGGACAGTTGAATGTATTGACGGGCAGTCAAGGCGAGATACGTGCAAATTGTTCAGCTCCCAATGCTGCTAATAATTTGGGATCATGGTCTATTGTTGAAGAAGATCTTAGAGAAGGAATATGGTCACAGAGTTAA